The following nucleotide sequence is from candidate division WOR-3 bacterium.
ACATCGATAAGATAGGCCAGATGTCCTGCAATCCTTCGATCGGTGGACTCGCAAAGGGCCATCTGGTCAAGGAAGTCGATGTATTGGGTGGTGAGATCGCATTCCTGGCCGATAAGACCGCCTTGCAGTATCGCATTCTTAACCGTTCAAAGGGTCCTGCCGTGTGGTCACCGCGGACTCAGAACGACCGGGTACAATACAAGAGGAGTGCGCGGAACGCAATTGAACAAAACAAAAATATCGATGTCAAAGCCGATGAAGCGAGCGAAGTGATCATGGAAGGTAAGTCCGCAGCCGGAGTGAGAACAGTGTCTGGAAATGAGTACCGCGCCGCGGCCGTAATCGTGACAACCGGAACCTTCTTGAATGGATTAATGCATGTCGGCATGCAGAGTTTCCCGGGTGGGCGTATGGACGAACCGAGTGCCTCACAATTGAGTTGTTCGTTGAAGTCGGCCGGGTTTTCTCTCGGCCGTCTTAAGACGGGCACTTCGCCGCGCGTAAAGAGGACAAGTGTTGATCTGTCGGGTATGAGGATACAGCATGGTGATGATGTTCCGATGCCCTTCTCTTTTCGTACAGAACGCGTAAACGAAAAACAACTGCCGTGCTACGTCACTCATACGAACCGGAAGACGCACAGCATTATCTCTAAGAACCTGGATCGGTCACCGCTTTTTTCTGGCAAGATAAAAGGTATTGGTCCGCGATATTGCCCTTCAATCGAGACCAAGGTGGAACGCTTTGTGCAAAGAGACTCGCACATCATTTTTATCGAGCCAGAAGGAATCGATGCTCCCGAGTATTATCTGAACGGGTTATCAACTTCGCTACCCTATGATGTCCAGGTGGAGGTGCTGCACAGTATCAAAGGATTAGAGGACAGTGAAATCACAAAACCGGGTTATGCGGTCGAATATGATTTTATCTACCCGGTGCAATTGTACTCCACTCTTGAATCAAAGAATGTAGATCATCTCTATTTTGCCGGGCAGATAAACGGTACTTCGGGTTATGAAGAGGCGGCTGCACAGGGGCTGGTGGCCGGACTCAATGCTGTGCTTAAGAATCGCAGCGAGCAACCGTTCGTTCTCCAGAGATACGAGGGTTATATCGGGGTCTTGATCGATGATCTCGTTACTAAAAACACGACAGAACCATACCGCATGTTTACTTCACTGGCTGAGCACCGGCTCATTCTCAGGATCGACAATGTCGCGGACCGACTCATGCAATATGGAGTGAAATTCGGGCTGGTCAGACCAGAGCAACATCAGTTCTACCTCGACCAGCGGGAGGAGATCGACAGGATCATCGCGCAGCTCAAGGAGACAATAGTGAAACCGGATGCAGCCAATCCCATTCTGACGGCGAAGAACGAGGCAGAGATCCCGGAAGAGCGGGGTGGTCAAAGTCTCTTCCAGATATTGAAGCGTCCGCTCATGCATCATGAGGAGATACAGGCAATGAGTGATATCAAATTCAACCCGGATGTGGCCCAACGGGTCGAGATCGAGGTAAAA
It contains:
- the mnmG gene encoding tRNA uridine-5-carboxymethylaminomethyl(34) synthesis enzyme MnmG, whose translation is MSVPDRYDIIVVGGGHAGIEAAMVAGRMGHHVLLLTLDIDKIGQMSCNPSIGGLAKGHLVKEVDVLGGEIAFLADKTALQYRILNRSKGPAVWSPRTQNDRVQYKRSARNAIEQNKNIDVKADEASEVIMEGKSAAGVRTVSGNEYRAAAVIVTTGTFLNGLMHVGMQSFPGGRMDEPSASQLSCSLKSAGFSLGRLKTGTSPRVKRTSVDLSGMRIQHGDDVPMPFSFRTERVNEKQLPCYVTHTNRKTHSIISKNLDRSPLFSGKIKGIGPRYCPSIETKVERFVQRDSHIIFIEPEGIDAPEYYLNGLSTSLPYDVQVEVLHSIKGLEDSEITKPGYAVEYDFIYPVQLYSTLESKNVDHLYFAGQINGTSGYEEAAAQGLVAGLNAVLKNRSEQPFVLQRYEGYIGVLIDDLVTKNTTEPYRMFTSLAEHRLILRIDNVADRLMQYGVKFGLVRPEQHQFYLDQREEIDRIIAQLKETIVKPDAANPILTAKNEAEIPEERGGQSLFQILKRPLMHHEEIQAMSDIKFNPDVAQRVEIEVKYAGYIAREQEAIAKLRELQLEVIPRDFDYDEIFGLSNEARSKLAVVKPVNLDQASRIQGISPSDILLLLLHLKKPAKRLR